The following coding sequences are from one Gossypium raimondii isolate GPD5lz chromosome 4, ASM2569854v1, whole genome shotgun sequence window:
- the LOC105780210 gene encoding protein MAEA homolog, whose protein sequence is MEIDPLPNGSGSNAATGPETAATTTAITVTSNTAPSSKLSHLTESLKLEHQFLRVPFEHFKKTIRTNHRTVEKEVSAVISSVTDVADSDEISKDDAILSLTSLVSRLQGIKRKLEEGSHAENLQAHRCRARLDHLDSADAENLSEWNNVRLKRVLVDYMSRMSYYDSAMKLAESSNIQELVDIDVFQEAKKVIDGLRNQEVGPALAWCADNKSRLKKSKSKFEFQLRLQEFVELVRAENYMRAISYARRYLSPWGATHLKEFQRVMATLAVRSHTECAKYKVLFEPKQWDFLVDQFKQEFCRLYGMTLEPLLLTYLQAGLSALKTPYCYEDDCTKEDPLSQDSFRKLAMPLPYSKQHHSKLVCYITKELMDTENPPQVLPNGYVYSTKALKEMAEKNNGKITCPRTGLVCSYSDLVKAYIS, encoded by the exons ATGGAAATCGATCCACTTCCAAACGGTAGCGGTTCGAATGCCGCAACAGGCCCCGAAACCGCAGCAACGACAACCGCAATTACCGTCACATCGAACACGGCGCCGTCCTCGAAACTGAGCCATCTAACGGAATCGTTAAAATTAGAGCACCAATTCTTGCGTGTTCCTTTTGAACATTTCAAGAAAACAATCCGAACCAATCACCGAACAGTCGAGAAAGAAGTCTCTGCCGTTATTTCAAGCGTCACTGACGTGGCTGACTCCGACGAAATATCCAAAGACGATGCCATTTTGAGTCTCACTTCCCTTGTTTCCCGTTTGCAGGGCATCAAGCGCAAG TTGGAAGAGGGGAGTCATGCAGAGAACTTGCAAGCTCATAGGTGTCGTGCTCGTCTTGATCACTTAGATTCAGCGGATGCTGAGAACCTTTCTGAATGGAATAATGTGCGATTGAAGCGGGTCCTTGTGGACTACATGTCGCGTATGTCATACTATGACTCTGCAATGAAGCTGGCAGAAAGCAGCAACATACAG GAACTTGTCGATATTGATGTTTTCCAAGAAGCTAAGAAGGTTATTGATGGCCTTAGAAATCAAGAGGTGGGTCCTGCCCTTGCCTGGTGTGCAGATAACAAATCAAGGTTGAAGAAATCCAAG AGCAAATTCGAGTTCCAGTTGAGACTTCAGGAATTCGTTGAATTGGTACGAGCTGAGAACTACATGCGCGCTATTTCGTACGCTCGAAGGTACCTTTCCCCATGGGGAGCAACTCATTTGAAAGAATTTCAACGAGTCATGGCAACTTTGGCCGTTAGAAGCCACACTGAATGTGCAAAATACAAG GTTTTGTTTGAACCTAAGCAGTGGGACTTCCTGGTGGATCAGTTTAAACAAGAATTCTGCAGGTTATATGGCATGACTCTGGAGCCATTGCTGCTTACTTATCTACAAGCGGGCTTGTCTGCTTTGAAAACTCC ATACTGTTACGAAGATGACTGCACCAAGGAGGACCCATTGTCACAGGACAGCTTCCGGAAGTTGGCCATGCCTTTGCCATATTCCAAGCAGCATCACTCGAAGCTTGTTTGCTACATAACCAAAGAGCTGATGGATACTGAAAACCCACCACAAGTCTTACCTAATGGCTATGTCTACAGCACTAAG GCTCTGAAAGAAATGGCTGAGaaaaacaatggtaaaattacatgtCCAAGAACAGGTCTGGTGTGCAGTTATTCAGATCTGGTTAAAGCATATATCTCATAA